One genomic segment of Paenibacillus xylanexedens includes these proteins:
- a CDS encoding cupin domain-containing protein yields the protein MSITSLQEVKTFSEDRFTKRVLFQQGGGVTFVLHFLPGQQLPVHKHPGTDVILLVVEGTGTLILDEKEQAVKQEDVIHCGGEVEFAFHNTGDQEVRLFVVLNKVPAASYAKDI from the coding sequence ATGAGTATTACGTCATTGCAAGAAGTCAAAACATTCAGTGAGGACCGTTTCACGAAACGGGTTTTATTCCAACAGGGTGGTGGAGTGACCTTTGTACTTCATTTTCTGCCAGGTCAGCAGCTTCCCGTTCATAAACATCCGGGCACAGACGTTATTCTGCTGGTAGTCGAAGGTACAGGCACACTTATTCTGGATGAAAAAGAACAAGCGGTGAAACAAGAGGATGTGATCCATTGCGGCGGTGAAGTAGAGTTCGCATTCCATAATACAGGAGATCAGGAGGTTCGTTTGTTCGTGGTGTTAAACAAAGTGCCAGCAGCATCCTATGCAAAGGACATCTAA